The sequence CGAGATCTTGACGTCCGCGCGCACCGTCACGGCGTCGCTGGGCGCCAACACTCATGGACGTGCGGGATCTGAGTTCCTCGAGCCGAGGTGGGCAGCTGCGTCTGCCGACCGCATCCGTGGACCCCGTCCGGGCGATCCTGCGTCGTGCCGCGATCGGCGCGGGAGTTCTCCTGCTGATCACCCTGCTGGTCTGGCTGGACCGCGACGGCTACAGCGACATCGACGACGACGTCTCGCTGCTCGACGCGCTGTACTACGCGACAGTCAGCGCATCGACGACCGGGTACGGCGACATCGCTCCGGTCTCCTACCGGGCCCGAACGGTGAACACCCTGCTGATCACGCCGCTGCGCGTGGTCTTCGTGGTCGTGCTCGTCGGCACGACGGTGGAGGTTCTGGCCCGAACCGGACGTGACCGTCTGCGCGTCGCGCGCTGGCAGCGCACGGTCCGCGGACACACGGTGATCGTCGGGTTCGGCACCAAGGGCCGGGCGGCCGCGGACCACCTCCTTGCCGAGGGAGAGGACAGATCCAGTCTGGTCGTCGTCACCGACGATCTCGAGCGAATCGAGGACGCCCGGGATCGGGGACTGGTGGCGATCGTCGGTGACGGCACGCGCGACGACATCCTGCGCGCCGCCGTCATCGACAAGGCTCAGCGGACCATCGTGGCCGTGCCTCACGATGCCACCGCCGTGCTCGTGACCCTGACCGCACGCAGGCTCAACCCGACGGCCACGATCATCGGCGCCGTGAAGAAGAACGAGAACGCCCAGCTCATGCGGGACAGCGGCGCCAACAGCGTCATGGTCAGCGCGGACTCTGCCGGGCGCCGACTGGCAGCCAACCTCACGAGCCCGGCCAAGGGCGCAGTCCTCGAACAGCTCCTCGACCCGAATCATGGCCTCGAGCTGGTCGAGCGGCTCATCACTGCCGAGGAAGACGGACGGCAAGCGTCGCAGCTTGACGATCTCGTGGTGTCGGTCCTACGCCCTGAGGGAGCCTTGTTCGCTGACCCGCGCCGCGACATCACCCTGCACATGGGAGACCGGGTCGCGGTACTTCGCTCCGCGCGTGCAGGTGCTTCTCGCGTCCGGCCAGACGGCGACCAGCCGCCCGACACGCGACCGTCCTGACACCCGGTACGGAGCGAGCCCACCGCGGCCTCGCGGTTGTTTCCGTGGCGAGGGGCGTGCGTGCGTAGACGGCCGGGCGCGTCAGCGACGACCGAAAGCACATCGCCGTATCCGCTTATCCGGTTTTCTAGTACGTTGTTCGGTGCAGGAGCCAGGCGCGGACGGAACGGGGGCGGGACAGGTGACACCCCTCCGACCAGAAAGAGGTATCGATGAGTGAGAACTACGACCTGGTCGTGCTCGGCACCGGCGGTGCGGCGTTCGCCGCCGGCATCGAGGCGCGATTCCGCGGAAAGAGCGTCCTGCTCGTCGAGCACGACGTTCTGGGCGGGACCTGCCTGAACGTCGGCTGCGTGCCGAGCAAGAACCTGCTCGCCGCCGCAGGCCAGCGGCACCGCGCGTCGGTCAACACGGCGTTTCCGATGGTGACGACCAGCGCCGACGGGGTGGACCTGCCGGCGCTGATGGCGCAGAAGCAGGAGCTCATCGACCGGCTGCGACAGGGCAAGTACGCCGACGTCGCCGACGCACACGGCTTTCCTGTCCGGTACGGCCATGCGCGGTTCGTCGACGAGCAGACCCTGGACGTCGACGGTGAGCGGATCACCGCGCCGGCGTACGTGGTGGCGACCGGCGCCGTGCCGCACCTCCCTGACCTGCCCGGCCTGGGCGGCGTGGAGCACCTGACTTCCACCACGGCGATGGAGCTGACCGAGCTGCCCAGCTCGATGGTCGTGCTCGGCGGCGGCTACGTGGGGCTGGAGCAGGCGCAGCTGTGGGCGCACCTCGGCGTGGCGGTCACGGTCGTCGGCCGGTTCGCGCCGCACACCGAGCCGGAGCTCGCCGACGTGCTCCGCGGCGTGTTCACCGACGACGGCATCGCCCTCGTCGAGGAACGCGCCGTCGCCGTCGAGAGCACCCCGAGCGGCGTGCTGGTGCGCACCGGCAGCAGGGCGGAGGTCAGCGGCGAGCGGCTGCTGATCGCGACCGGCCGGTTCGCCGACACCGGCGATCTCGGACTGGACGCCGCGGGCGTGAAGACCGATGAGCGCGGGTTCGTCGTCGTCGACGCCCATCAGCGCACCACCAACCCACGCATCTTCGCCGCCGGCGACGTCAGCGGTGCGCCGCAGTACGTCTACGTGGCCGCGCAGACCGGGCACGTCGCCGCCGCCGGCGCGCTGGGCGAGCCGGCCACCGTCGACTACCGCGGGCTTCCCGGCGTCACGTTCACCACGCCACAGCTCGGCTCCGCCGGCCTCACCGAGGAGCAGGCGCTGGCGGCCGGGCACTCGTGCGACTGCCGGGTGCTCGGCGCCCAGGACATCCCGCGGGCGTTGGCCAACCGGGACACCCGCGGAGCGCTCAAGCTCGTCATCGACGCCGACAGCCGCAAGGTCCTCGGCGTGCACGCCGCCCTCGACGGCGCCGGCGACGTGATGCTCGCCGCGACCTATGCCATCAAGTTCGGTCTCACCGTCGACGACCTCGCCGACACCTGGGCGCCCTACCTCACGATGGCCGAGGCGCTGCGTATCGCGGCCGGCCTGTTCCGCTCCGACATGCCCACCAGCTGCTGCGCCTGAGTGCAGACCAGAAGCCGCAGCGGGTCGTGCTCGCGGTGCTGCTCGACTCAAAAGAGCGGTATCTGTCCACCCCCAGCTCACCGACGTCTCGCCGCCGGTGGTCGAGGAGCTCGACTGGCTGCTCGGGTGACGATGACGCTGGCAGCCGCTCAGCAGCAGTCATCGGCCGCCGCCAGGTCGGCGCGGCTGCTCCGGCGAGAGGCGAGCAGGGACAGCGCAGCGACACTGAGCACGACGGCGGACGCGAGCACGGCGACGAGCGACGTGCGCTGCTGCAGCCACTCCGTGACGCTGCCGGCGATGAGGCCGCCGCCGCGAGTGAGCGCGGTGCGCTCGGGATTGCCGGTCAGCTGCGGCGTCCAGTAGGCGACCAGGTACGCCCCGGACAGGACGAGCACCCCTCCGGAGACGCGGCCGACGTAGGGCAACGCCCGACGGACAGTCCTGGCCATCGCGCCGCTGGCCAGGGCGGCCGACACCGTCAGGAGCACCAGGACGCTGGCCGCACACGCCCGCTCTCGATGAGGCCCCTCGCAGGAGCCGCCGGAACGCAGCACGCGGCGCCGTTGCTGCGCCGAGCCCGCCGGAACCTCACGAGGATCGCAGCTGCCAGCGTGACAATCCCCACCGTGACCCACGTCCCGTTGCCGAGCACTGCGCCGAAGCTGGCGAACGCGCCGGCGGCAATCAGCAGCGGCAGGCCGCAGCAGAGCACGTGCAGAACGATGAACCCGGCGACGAGCTTGCTGCTCTGTCCACTCACGACTGTTCCTCGCCGTCGATGCGCAGGCACTCGCTCAGCGCGGCGACGTTGTCCGCAGACACGGCTCGGGCGAGCAGCACGAGATCGGCCACGCGCGGGTCCACGACCCGGTAGTAGCTGAAACGGCCCGCACGGCGGACCTGCACGAAGCCGCAGTCCGCCAGGCAGGCCAGGTGGGAGGAGACGCGGCTCTGCGCGAGCCCGATGTGCTCCACGCACTCGCTGACCGTCTTCTCCCCGCGCAGGACGAACTCCAGCAGCCGCAGCCGCGAGGGATCACCCAGCGCCCGGAAGAACTTCGCGATCACGGCACGCCCCGCAGACTCGGACGGCAACAGCGTTCCGGTACGGCGCTCCTGGCTCATGGCACCTCACTTCGTCCGGTGTGCAGAGACCCTAACATCCGGGCATGCGGATGTGTGTACTGCAGGGCGGCCAGGGCACGCCTGCTGTATTCCGATCACGTGGAGGACAGCCATGGCCACAACGCTGTTGACCGATCTCGCACTCGCTCCGGTCGCCGGATACGTCGGCACCAAGGTGATGGAGCCGGTAGGCATGAAGCTGTACGAGCTCGAGAGCGAGGCCGACCGCCGGCGCGAGGACGAGGTTCGGCCCGGGCCGCCGTACGCGCTCGCCGCCCGCAAGGCCGCCGACATGGTCGGGCTGGACCTGTCCGACGAGCAGCTCGAGCGCCTGTCATTGGCGTTCCACTACGGCCTGGCGATCCAGTGGGCTCCGCTGTACGCCGTGCTGCGCCGGCGGACCTCGCTCGGGCCGGTCCCGGCCGGCCTCGCGACCGGAGCGGCCATGTCGCTGATCGCCGACGAGATGATGACGCCGGCCATGGGGTTCAGTGCGCCGAACCGGGCGTACCCGCTCGCGACGCACGTCCGCGGCCTCGTCGGCCATCTGGTGTTCGGGCTGGGCGTCGCGGCGACGACCGAGCTGGGCTGGAGGCTGCTGCGACGCCGCCCCTGAGGGGACCGTTGCGACTGCGGACGTGGCTGCGGCTCGTCTTCGCGTCGACGCCTGCCCGCGGGCTGTTCCGGCTGCTACGGGCGAACGGCAGCAAGGGCGGCCCTGACGTCGGGCAGCATCGGCCCCGAGCCGGGGGGGGGGNNNNNNNNNNGCGCACCTCCCCAGCACACCGATGCTGGGGAGGTGCGCGGCCAGGCAGTGCGTCACTCTCTCTGGGGCGGCCGGCCGTCGGCAGCTGGCGACAGAGTCGAGCCAGGGACGGCTTCCGGCTCGGGCTCGCTGTCGGCTTGCCGTCCGACGCTGCTGATCGCATCGAACAGCAGAGACGGCCGCCCGCCGAGGGAGTTGACGAAGATGAGCGTGACGGAGGCGGCCATGGCGACCATCGCCCAGACCGGGTAGACCAGCCCCGTCGTGGCCGCGGGGATGCCGATGCCGTTGAACAGGAACGCGACGCCGACGTTCTGGCGGGTGCGGCGGTAGCTGGAGCGGCTGATGTCGCGGGCGGTCAGGACGGCGTGCAGGTCGTCACGGACGACGATGATGTCGGCGCTGTCCACGGCGATGTCGGTGCCGCCGCCCATCGCGATGCCGACGTCGGCCTGCATGAGGGCCGGGGCGTCGTTGATGCCGTCGCCGACCATCGCGACCCGCTGGCCGCCGGTTTGGAACTCGCGCACGATGTCGGCTTTGGCCTCGGGCAGCACGCCGGCGCGGACGTCGTCGATGCCGAGCTCGCCGGCCACGTGCGCGGCGGCGCGCGCGTTGTCGCCGGTCACCAGGATCGGGGTGATCCCGGCGTCGCGCAGCCGGGCCACAGCGTCGGCGGCGTCGGTGCGCAGCGCGTCGCCGAGCGCGATCAGCCCGAGCGGACGGCCGTCGGCGGCGACCACGACGACCGTGCGGCCGGTGCTCTCCAGCTGGTCCATCCGGGCGCGCATCCGCTCGAGGTCGACGCCCCCGTCGGACAGGAACCCCGGACGGCCGACCAGCACCGCCTGACCGGCGACGCGGGCGCGGACGCCGAATCCGGTGACCGACTCGAACTGCTCAGCGGGCGGGACCGTCAGGCCGCGCTCCTTCGCCGCCCGGACGACCGCACGCGCCAGCGGGTGCTCGGACGAGGACTCGGCGGCGGCGGCCAGCGTGATGAGCTCACCGTCGCCCACCAGGGACACGATCTCCCGGACGGCGGGGCGGCCCTCGGTCAGCGTCCCGGTCTTGTCGAGCAGGACCGTGCGGACCTGGCCGAACGTCTGGAACGCCTCACCGGTCCGCATGATGATCCCGAGGTCGGCCGCTTCGCCGGCGGCACGGACGATCGCCAGCGGTGCCGCGATCCCGACCGCGCACGGGTAGCCCATGACCAGCACCCCCAGCCCGGCGAACACTGCCCGGCGGACGTCGGCCTCTCCCGCGATCAGCCACGACCCGAGCAGCCAGCCCGTCAGCGCGAGGGCGGAGACGACCAGAACGGTGGGCGTGTAGACGCGCAGGACCCGGTCGACCAGATGGAGGATCCCGGGCTTGAGCGCGCGGGCGTCCTCGACGTGCCGCACGACCTGAGCCAGGAAGCTGTCCGTCCCGACCCGGGTTGCTCGGACCAGCAGCGTGCCGGAGCCGTTGATCGACCCCCCGACGACGTCCTCCCCGGCGCTGCGCTCGACCGGCACCGGCTCACCGGTGACCAGCGACACGTCGAGCGTGGAGTAGCCGTCGGCGACCTGCCCGTCGACCGGGACGCGCTCGCCCGGGCGCACCCGCACCACATCGCCCACCGCGACCTGGTCGATCGGCGTGTCGGTCTCGACCCCATCGGCGAAGACCCGGGCGGTGTCGGGCTGCAGGTCCAAAAGCTTCTTCACAGCCTGGCTCGACCGGGTCTTGACCAGCAACGACAGCCACTCGCTGAAGATGTGGTAATTCGCGACGAGCACCGTCACGGCGAAGAACGGCGCCGTCGGGTAGTCCTCGAAGGCGCCGGTCAGCCCCACCAGGCCGCCGGCGATCCCGGCGAACGCGCCGACCTCCAGCAGGACGTGCTGGTTCAGGATCCGCCTCCGGCCGGCCTGGTAGGCCATCCGCAGGATGTGTGGGGCGACCCCGAACACCACGACGAGCGCGAGAGCGCCGACGACCAGACTGACAGTCGTGTCACCGAGCAGCCCGCTCTCCCGTGCGCTATACCCGAGCACTGCCGGAGTCACGATGCCGACGGCGCCGGCGGCGGCCCGCCCACGGCCGGCGGGACGCAGCAGGGCGTAGGCGACCGGGACCATCAGGGCGACGACCGACGCTGGGACGAGCACCGACCAGATCCCGGAGACCTCGAGGATCAGGGCGATCGCGGTGAGGCTCGCGCCGATCGCGGCGAGCAGCCGCTTGCCCTCCCGGACGAGGTCGGCTTCTTCCTCCTCGTACGGCCGGAGCTTGCGCGGGTCGTACAGGTCGTAGCCGATGTCGCGTAGCGTCCCGAGGATCTGCTCCGGCTCGATCAGCGCGGGGTCGTAGTCGACCAGTGCCTGCTCGTGGGTCAGACTCACCGCGACCTTGTGGACCCCCTCCTGTCGGCCGAGGGCCTTCTCGATGGTGCCGGTGCACAGCGAGCAGTGCAGCCCGGCGATGCGTGCCCTGATCCGCACATGGCCTTCCAGGCTGCTGGGCTCCTCGGCCCACAGCGCATCGGCGTCCGTCCTGGTCGGCGTGCTCATCGGGTGCCTGCCTTCGTCGGAGAGTGCGGCGTGGGACTACCTGACGACGGGGTAGCCGGCGGTCGCGAGCCGCTCGGCGATCGCCCCCTCGCCGGTCTGGCTCTCGTCGTAGACGACCTCGACGCAGTTGGTTGCGGCGTCGGGCTCGACGACCCGGACGCCGTCCATCCGGGCCAGCGACTTGCGGATCGCGTCTTCACACGCACCGCAGTGGATGTCCTGCACCTGAAAACTCTGCTGTGCCATCGGGTCCTCCTCGAGCTCGGAGGACACGCACGCTAGGCATTCCACCTACTGGAAGGTCAAGGCAGCCTCGTGGGGCGTTCCGGTGACGAGGCAGCGGAGCACCGACGCGGCGGCTCAGCCGCCCGGGGTCAGCGTGTATGACGCCCCAGTTCGACACGATCGAGACGTCCTGTGCGTAGTTCCGTTCGAGATCGTCCTTGAGAGCGCCGTTCAGGCTCGTGTCGAGGTGGTCGTCCAGCACCTCCTGGGCGCTGCGCCGCTCGCTCATCTGCTCCTCCTCGGCACGGGCCGCACCGACGGGCCGGTTGACATTCCAGTAGGTAGAAGGACAAGGTCGGCTCCGACCCCTGTACCAGCGTGAGGGCACCATGCGCATCGGCGAGCTTGCTGACCAACTCGGCATCAACACCAAGACGATCCGGTACTACGAGCAGATCGGGCTCATCCCCCTCGCGCCACGCACCTCCGGCGGGTACCGCGACTACACCGAGACCGACGCAGCCCGGCTGACGTTCATCAAGACCGCCCAGCGGCTCGGCCTGTCCCTGGAAGAGGTCGCCGAGATCCTCCGGCTACGCGACGAGGGTGAGCCGCCGTGCGCCTACGTCCGCGACGTCATCAGCAAGCAGCTGCGCGGCATCGAGCGACGCATCGCCGAGCTGCGCGCTCTGCGCGGCGAGCTGCGGGAGCTGCGCGCCGCCGCCGACAGCATCCCCGAGGTCGACGGCGCGACCTGCCGGATCATCGAGCATGTCAACGCAGTGGCGGCCCGGAGCTGACGGCGAGCGGCGCCGCGGCTACGCCGCCGGTCGCGTCTCCTCGAGCTTCAGGGAGATGCCCCACAACTGGTAGATCGGTGGGCACAGGCTCAACGCGAGAGCCCGCCGCTGCCTGGTCGCGTCTCCCGCGCGCTCGGCCTTCACCCACATGAGCGTCACTGCCGCGATGTGCGCGGCAGCTGTCGCGTACATGTGGCCGCTCGTGACGCCCTTCGCATGCATCCACTTGACCATGACAATGCTCCTGTCCCTCGGTCAACTCGTCTGCCTGTCGAGGGACGGCGTGCCCCGTGGGCGCGTGCAGACACCTGGTTGACCTTCCACCTGCGGGAAGGTGTAGTGGCCATGTGCGCCGGAGCTGTGCAGCGATCCCGCTCCGCAAGCTCATCGGGAACAGAGCGGCCCGTATGGTTGCTAATGCAACCAGCTCTCGCAACTCCTGGAGGTTCTGATGGACACCCTTCTCGTCATCGGCAGGGTCCTGTTCGCCCTGCTGTTCCTGGGATCGGCCGTGGGCCACCTGACCAAGACCGAGGCCATGACGCAGTACGCGCAGTACCGCAAGCTCCCCGCCGCCAAAGCAGGTGTGATCGTCTCGGGTGTCGTGCTCGTGCTCGGCGCGCTGTCCGTCGTGCTCGGCGTGGTCGGCGACCTCGGCGCGCTCGCGCTCGCGGCGTTCCTGGTGGTCGCCGCCTTCGTCTTCCACGCCTTCTGGAAGGAGAGCGACCCTCAGGCCACGGCGACCGAGCAGGCGCAGTTCATGAAGAACATCGCGCTCGTCGGGGGCGCGATCGTGCTGTTCGCGCTGTTCGCTGGGGACGCCGCCGGTCCCGCCATCACCGACGGCGCTTTCGACCTGTCCTGAACACACACGGTGTCGGCCGGCGTGCAGTGTGAGGCACACCGGTCCCCTCCGTGAGACCCCAATCCCTGAAGGAGATTCGCCATGACCTCGCCCCTCTTCTCCCCCTACCGCCTCGGTGACCTGGTGCTGGCCAACCGGCTGGTGATGGCGCCGATGACGCGCAACCGCGCCGGCGCCGACGGCGTGCCGACCGCCTCGATGATCACCTACTACGCACAGCGCGCCACCGCCGGGCTGATCGTCACCGAGGGCACCCAGCCCAGCGCCGTCGGCCAGGGCTACCCGCTCACGCCCGGCATCCACACCGCCGAGCAGGCCGCCGGCTGGCGGCAGGTGACCGACGCCGTCCACGGGCAGGGCGGCCACATCTACCTGCAGATCATGCACGCCGGACGCATCTCCCACCCGTCGCTGCAGCCCGGAGGTGAGCGTCCGGTCGCGCCGTCCGCGGTCCGCCCGGCCGGCCAGGTCTTCACCCCCTCCGGCCTGCAGGACTTCATGGACCCCCGCCCGCTGGAGACCGACGAGATCGCCGGCATCGTGCAGCAGTACGCCGACGCCGCGCGCCTGGCCGTCGAGCAGGGCGGCTTCGACGGCGTGGAGGTCCACGGCGCGAACGGCTACCTGCCGCACCAGTTCCTGGCCGAGGGCACGAACTCCCGCACCGACCGGTACGGCGGCAGCGCCGAGAACCGCGCCCGGTTCCTGATCGAGGTCACGACTGCGGTGGCGGCCGCCGTCGGCGGCGAGCGCGTGGGAGTCCGGCTGTCGCCGGCCAACTCCTTCAACGACATCGTCGAGCACGAGACCGAGGCTGTGTACGCCGCGGTCGTCGCCGGGCTCGCGCCGCTGGGGCTCACCTACCTGCACGTCGTCGAGGGTCCTGCCGCCGTCACCGAGCAGATCCGCCAGGCGTGGTCCGGGACGCTCATCGTCAACGCCGCCTTCAGCCTGCCGACCACGCCGGAGAACCTGCAGGGGCTGCTCGGCGGGCCTGCTGATCTGGTCGCTGTCGGCCGGGCGTTCCTCGCCAACCCCGACCTGGTCCAGCGCCTGCAGCTCGACGCGCCGCTCAACCCCGCGGACGAGACGAGCTTCTATGGCGGCACCGACGCCGGGTACATCGACTACCCCGCCCTCGACCAGGCCGCCTGACGGCGGTTCCGCCCCCCCCCCCCGGCGCCCACGCCGGGCGGGCGGACGTTGTTCTCCACGTCCTGGACGTCGGACGGCGAGTCGCACTCCCGCATCGCGGCGGAGACGCTGCACCTCAGCGCGAGTCGGTACCGCACCGCTAACGTCGCCGCGTCCCTGCCTCCGTTGCCGAGGAGCCCCTTGATGAAGGCCCTGCGCACCCCCGAGGCCCGGTTCGCCGACCTGCCTGACTTCCCGTACACGCCCCACTACGTCCACGTCGACGACGGGGACGGCGGCCGGCTGCGCGTCGCGTACGTCGACGAGGGGCCACGCGACGCTCCGCCGGTACTGCTGCTGCACGGCGAGCCGTCGTGGTCGTTTCTGTACCGGAAGATGATCCCGATCCTGCTCGAGGCGGGACTACGCGTCGTCGCGCCGGACCTGGTCGGGTTCGGCCGGTCCGACAAGCCCGTCGAGCGCAGCGACTACACCTATGCCCGGCACGTCGAGTGGATGCGGCAGGCGCTGCTCGACGAGCTCGTGCTGAACGGAGTGACGTTCGTCGGGCAGGACTGGGGCGGGCTGGTCGGACTGCGCCTGGTCGCGGAGAACCCCGACCGTTTCGCGCGTGTGGTGGTCGCCAACACCGGGCTGCCCACGGGCGACCAGCAGATGAGCGAGGCGTTCCTGGCCTGGCAGCGCTACTCGCAGGAGACGCCGGACTTCCGCGTCGGCCGGATCGTGTCCGGTGGGTGCGCCACACCGCTCGCACCGGAGGTGGTCGCGGCCTACGATGCCCCCTTCCCGGACGACAGCTACAAGGCCGGCGCGCGGGTCTTCCCGACGCTGGTGCCGACCCGGTCGGACGACCCGGCGGCAGACGCCAACCGCGCAGCGTGGGAGGTGCTGTCGAGCTGGGACCTGCCGTTCCTCACCGCGTTCTCGGACTCCGATGTCATCACGCGCGGGGGCGACAAGGTGTTTCGCAAGCTCGTCCCGGGAGCGGCAGATCGCGGGCACGTGACGCTCGAGGGCGGCGGCCACTTCCTGCAGGAGGACGTGGGCCCGCAGCTCGCGCGGGTGGTGGCCGAATTCGTCGCGGCCACCCCGCACGGCTGAAACGGCCGCGAGCGCATCTCGTCGGCCTTCACATGCGCAGGCCGGCGCCGGATAGCCGGACCGGTATGAGCCGGACCGAGGGACGGTGATGTGGTCGTGGCGCGCGCGTCCTGCGGCGCCCGCGCTCTCAGGACGCCTTCAACAGCTGCAGCGCGGCGGCCTTGCCGCTGCTGCCGGCGATGCCGCCGACCGGCGCCGTGGACGCGCCGCAGGTGAACAGCCCCTGCACGCCGGGGACGGTGTGCCCGGACAGCCTGCGGGTCGGGCGCAGGAAGGCCAGCTGGTCCAGGCTGATGTCGAGGTACATCGGGTGCGCGCCCGGCCAGCGCAGCTCCTGCGCCATGAGGGTCGGCGTCCGGACAGTGCGCGCCAGGATGCTGTCGCGGAAGCCGGGTGCGTGCTGCTCGACCTGCTCGACCATCGCGTCGGCGAACGACTCGGCGTGGCTCTCCCAGCCGCCGTCCACGTCGTACGGCGCGCTCGGGCAGGCCAGGTAGACGGTGTGGTGGCCGGCCGGGGCCAGGCTGTCGTCGTACACGCTCGGGGTGAAGCAGTAGGTCGGCGGTGGGTCGGGCAGCCGCCGCGCCTCGGCGGCCAGGAAGCCCCGGGTGAGCTGGGGCATGGAGTCGACGTGGGACTGCAGGCCGTTCCAGTCGCCCTCGCGGGCACCGGGATAGGGCGGGAGCTTGTCTGTCGCGAGATGCACGACGAGCTGGACGGCGTTGCCGCGGTGTGCCGCCGACAGGTCCCGCCCGGCGTCGCCGGCCAGCGGCGGATCGAGCAGGTCCAGCAGCGCGGTCTGCACGTCGACGGCCGAGATGACCGCGGCGGCCTCGACCCGCTCGCCGTCCTCGAGCACGACGGCCCGGGCGCGGCCGCCCGCGGCGTCGATCCGCGCGACTGCCGCGCCGGTGCGGACCTCGCCGCCCCAGCCGACGAGCCGCCGCTCGAGGGCGTCGGTCAGCGCCTGCGACCCACCGCGCGGGTGCCACTGCCCGAACAGGTGGTAGGCGGCCTGCCAGAAGACGTAGAAGGCACCGCCCGGCTGATGCGGACCGGCCGAGCTGTGGCTGGCGAACGACGAGACCGGCGCCCGGGTGAGATCGGAGCGCAGCACCCGCTCGAGCAGCGAGCCGTACGGCGTGACCAGGTCGTGCGCCAGCCCGATCGGGCCGCCCGAGCGCTTCAGCCCCTGAAGTAGCGGCCAGAGCTTGCTGCCGGTCGCCTTGAGCACCCCGCCGGCGCTCGAGCCGCTCTCCAGACCGGTGACGGCCGTCTTCACCAGCGGAACCGCCTGGTGCATGAACACGCGGTACGCCTCGGCGTCGGCCCGGTCGTGCTCGGCGATCGAGGCGACCGTCTGCTCGATGTCGCGCGAGAAGCGCACGATCCGGCCGTCCCGGAAGAAGCCGGTCGCGAACGGCTCCATCGGGAGGTACTCGAGCCCGGCGCCGGCGAGGTCGATCTCGGCCGGGATCGACGTCATGTTGATGATGTTGTGCGCGGCCGCGTGGGTGTTGAAGCGGTAGCCGGGAAGGGTTTCCTCGGTGCGCGACCCGCCGCCGAGCGTGCCGCTCGCCTCGAGGACGAGGACGCGCCGACCGGCCTTGGCCAGGTAGCAGCCGGCGACCAGGCCGTTGTGGCCGCCCCCCACGATCACGACGGGGGCGCTGCCGGAGGGTTCGGTCACTGCGCAGGTCGCCTGGTTGCTGAAAGGCGTCAGCGCTGTACGGCCAGCCGGCGCGGCGCCCCGAAGCCCTGCTCCCCCAAGGCTTCCCGGGTGCGGGCGACCGCCTGGTCGAAGCTCAGGTCCGTGGTCACTGTGCTGCCGTAGTCCATGTCCCGTCTCCTCGTCCGCTGAGGGAGCGCCACGTTCGTGGCGGGCTCCGGTTCTGCGCCATCGAGCCCCTGCCCCGGGTGTCCGGGGCCAATCAGCGAAGCGGTGCGGCATGCCCATCGGCCGGCATACGCGCCGGCTGCCGCGTGCCTACGCGGACTGGACATTGGACGCCATCGTGTGAGTAAAGTACCCCTGCCCTAACTTAGGGTCCCCTAAGAAAGATCCAGATGTCCCCCGCTACAGGAGGTCCCCCGTGCTGCTGCCGGCCAGCGCCGCAGGCACCGCCTGCGGCACCGCCCTCGGCGTCCAGACGCTCCCCCGAGCCCTGCGCGAGTCCCTGTACGCGGTCGCCGGCGCCGCCGAGCCGGTGAGCGGCTACTGGTACGACCCGGCGGTCGCGGCGTACCGCGCCCGTGCGTTGCGGGCGGTCCTGCCGACCTGGGCGACACTGCTCTACGCCGTCAAGGCCAACCGCTTCCGACCTGTGCTGGAGGCACTGGCCGCACCGGGAGGCGTCGACGGCTTCGAGGTCGCCTCACCGGCCGAGGCGATCGCGGCCGCCGACGTGCTGCGCGCCGCAGGCCGGCCGGTGCGGCTGGCGGCCGCCGGCCCGGCCAAGACGCCGGGACTGTTGGGGGCTCTGCTCGACACCCGGGTGGAGGTGGTGCACGCCGAGAGCCTGCTCGAGCTGGGCCGGCTGTCGGCGCTGGCACAGGAACGCGGGGAGCGG is a genomic window of Mycobacteriales bacterium containing:
- a CDS encoding metalloregulator ArsR/SmtB family transcription factor, coding for MSQERRTGTLLPSESAGRAVIAKFFRALGDPSRLRLLEFVLRGEKTVSECVEHIGLAQSRVSSHLACLADCGFVQVRRAGRFSYYRVVDPRVADLVLLARAVSADNVAALSECLRIDGEEQS
- the merA gene encoding mercury(II) reductase, with the protein product MSENYDLVVLGTGGAAFAAGIEARFRGKSVLLVEHDVLGGTCLNVGCVPSKNLLAAAGQRHRASVNTAFPMVTTSADGVDLPALMAQKQELIDRLRQGKYADVADAHGFPVRYGHARFVDEQTLDVDGERITAPAYVVATGAVPHLPDLPGLGGVEHLTSTTAMELTELPSSMVVLGGGYVGLEQAQLWAHLGVAVTVVGRFAPHTEPELADVLRGVFTDDGIALVEERAVAVESTPSGVLVRTGSRAEVSGERLLIATGRFADTGDLGLDAAGVKTDERGFVVVDAHQRTTNPRIFAAGDVSGAPQYVYVAAQTGHVAAAGALGEPATVDYRGLPGVTFTTPQLGSAGLTEEQALAAGHSCDCRVLGAQDIPRALANRDTRGALKLVIDADSRKVLGVHAALDGAGDVMLAATYAIKFGLTVDDLADTWAPYLTMAEALRIAAGLFRSDMPTSCCA
- a CDS encoding DUF1440 domain-containing protein codes for the protein MATTLLTDLALAPVAGYVGTKVMEPVGMKLYELESEADRRREDEVRPGPPYALAARKAADMVGLDLSDEQLERLSLAFHYGLAIQWAPLYAVLRRRTSLGPVPAGLATGAAMSLIADEMMTPAMGFSAPNRAYPLATHVRGLVGHLVFGLGVAATTELGWRLLRRRP
- a CDS encoding cation-translocating P-type ATPase gives rise to the protein MSTPTRTDADALWAEEPSSLEGHVRIRARIAGLHCSLCTGTIEKALGRQEGVHKVAVSLTHEQALVDYDPALIEPEQILGTLRDIGYDLYDPRKLRPYEEEEADLVREGKRLLAAIGASLTAIALILEVSGIWSVLVPASVVALMVPVAYALLRPAGRGRAAAGAVGIVTPAVLGYSARESGLLGDTTVSLVVGALALVVVFGVAPHILRMAYQAGRRRILNQHVLLEVGAFAGIAGGLVGLTGAFEDYPTAPFFAVTVLVANYHIFSEWLSLLVKTRSSQAVKKLLDLQPDTARVFADGVETDTPIDQVAVGDVVRVRPGERVPVDGQVADGYSTLDVSLVTGEPVPVERSAGEDVVGGSINGSGTLLVRATRVGTDSFLAQVVRHVEDARALKPGILHLVDRVLRVYTPTVLVVSALALTGWLLGSWLIAGEADVRRAVFAGLGVLVMGYPCAVGIAAPLAIVRAAGEAADLGIIMRTGEAFQTFGQVRTVLLDKTGTLTEGRPAVREIVSLVGDGELITLAAAAESSSEHPLARAVVRAAKERGLTVPPAEQFESVTGFGVRARVAGQAVLVGRPGFLSDGGVDLERMRARMDQLESTGRTVVVVAADGRPLGLIALGDALRTDAADAVARLRDAGITPILVTGDNARAAAHVAGELGIDDVRAGVLPEAKADIVREFQTGGQRVAMVGDGINDAPALMQADVGIAMGGGTDIAVDSADIIVVRDDLHAVLTARDISRSSYRRTRQNVGVAFLFNGIGIPAATTGLVYPVWAMVAMAASVTLIFVNSLGGRPSLLFDAISSVGRQADSEPEPEAVPGSTLSPAADGRPPQRE
- a CDS encoding potassium channel family protein, translated to MDPVRAILRRAAIGAGVLLLITLLVWLDRDGYSDIDDDVSLLDALYYATVSASTTGYGDIAPVSYRARTVNTLLITPLRVVFVVVLVGTTVEVLARTGRDRLRVARWQRTVRGHTVIVGFGTKGRAAADHLLAEGEDRSSLVVVTDDLERIEDARDRGLVAIVGDGTRDDILRAAVIDKAQRTIVAVPHDATAVLVTLTARRLNPTATIIGAVKKNENAQLMRDSGANSVMVSADSAGRRLAANLTSPAKGAVLEQLLDPNHGLELVERLITAEEDGRQASQLDDLVVSVLRPEGALFADPRRDITLHMGDRVAVLRSARAGASRVRPDGDQPPDTRPS